In the Brassica napus cultivar Da-Ae chromosome A7, Da-Ae, whole genome shotgun sequence genome, one interval contains:
- the LOC106434407 gene encoding glycine-rich protein 3 short isoform isoform X1, producing MASKTLIMLGVFAILLVVSEMAAASAQKSESEETVQPDRYGGGHGGNEGYNGRGGYNRGGHNGGGGYKGGGGYNGGGGYNGSGGYNGGRGGRYKGGRGGHGGHGGRGGHGGHGPEAVQTQPGN from the exons ATGGCTTCAAAGACTTTGATTATGCTGGGTGTCTTTGCAATTCTTCTCGTTGTGTCAGAAATGGCCGCAGCATCTGCACAGAAGTCGG AGAGTGAGGAAACTGTGCAACCTGATCGATATGGTGGTGGCCATGGCGGAAATGAAGGTTACAACGGACGAGGAGGATATAACAGAGGAGGACACAACGGAGGTGGAGGATACAAGGGAGGTGGAGGATATAACGGGGGAGGAGGATACAACGGCAGTGGAGGATACAACGGAGGAAGAGGTGGACGATACAAGGGAGGAAGAGGAGGCCACGGGGGACACGGAGGAAGAGGAGGCCACGGCGGACACGGTCCAGAAGCTGTTCAGACTCAGCCTGGCAACTAA
- the LOC106434407 gene encoding cold and drought-regulated protein CORA isoform X2: protein MYDIETFYTYQAISNHLDVRCKIYIEESEETVQPDRYGGGHGGNEGYNGRGGYNRGGHNGGGGYKGGGGYNGGGGYNGSGGYNGGRGGRYKGGRGGHGGHGGRGGHGGHGPEAVQTQPGN, encoded by the exons ATGTATGATATTGAAACCTTTTATACGTATCAGGCCATCTCAAACCATTTAGATGTTCGGTGCAAAATTTATATTGAAG AGAGTGAGGAAACTGTGCAACCTGATCGATATGGTGGTGGCCATGGCGGAAATGAAGGTTACAACGGACGAGGAGGATATAACAGAGGAGGACACAACGGAGGTGGAGGATACAAGGGAGGTGGAGGATATAACGGGGGAGGAGGATACAACGGCAGTGGAGGATACAACGGAGGAAGAGGTGGACGATACAAGGGAGGAAGAGGAGGCCACGGGGGACACGGAGGAAGAGGAGGCCACGGCGGACACGGTCCAGAAGCTGTTCAGACTCAGCCTGGCAACTAA